In Nymphalis io chromosome 9, ilAglIoxx1.1, whole genome shotgun sequence, the genomic window TTTTTGAGGATTGCCCAATGAGCTGCTGCTTGCCGCTTTGCGCTTATAGTTTTTTATCTAAATCAACGATGTTATTTCTTTTCTTGACATTCACTTATGATTCtttctttaatactttataaattactaaatttaaatcgTAAGCAAACTCTGgaatttacatttcaattaacaaataattgacAACTAAATTGATCAACGATAATATAtcacaatactttttttaagaataatatctGACCTGTATATTCTTCTGTGTATTGATgctatagttttttaattttacagaaCCAAATACCATCAACGGCCTAACATacgtttttgtattattaaataatttatgttatttcctaaattcaatctttttttttagaataaatggTTTATTCGAAGTCTCGCAGCAACATgagattttaatattgtatattaaatccTTCATATTAAGCGACCTAAATCCTCGTTCTTTGTGTTTGtcgttgttaaaaaaagttagaTAATTGTTAGAACAAGGAATCCTAATTACAGCTGAGGGAGAAACCCTGATACCAAATTTATTGCGCAATTTCATTACGCATTAAAAATTATCTCCGAAATTCGCTTGTGATAGATAAGCAAATTTCAGTTTcatgttttgttgttttgaaGTACCAACATAAACTTGTTTAAGCACGTatacataatacttaataaGTAGACAAAGAAAAGTATTTGTAATAcaaagtaagttttttataatcttttttacatacatttttttctctAATCCAAATAATGAAAagcacaataaaaataaaaaagcaattcataaatctataatatatcttgtattttacatatttatattagaaattgTACGAATAGTTAGATCTAGGCAAACTGTAAACTGTCGAAAAACTGAGCGGCGCATATTCTTTTTAACATAATGGCAGGTCAGGTCAGGTCGTGACCCTACCAGCCTGTGAGACTGAAATAATATAGAATGCGTCTGTGTTGGTGAACACACGTGTACACTAAAACAGCAGTTGACAATATTTTCATTCGTCGAAATCGGTCGAAAAAATATTATCGTGTATCACATTGTTAACATTAAGTAGGTATATATCATACATGAAAAATCATAATGTTACGTCACacagttatttcatttttacatttttgtaatctaattaatttactttgattAGACTTTGGGATTTTGATTAGATCAACAGAGCTATTTAGTAAGAATAATATGAGGCTCAAAAAGAGCCTCACATCAGAAAGTTATATGCAATTTTGaccacaatatttataatatataaaggataaacgtttaaaaatagcgtatcaacgttagtcggttttcaacatttcaactATAAAACACTATTCAACTATAAAATACTTTCTCTGCATAtacacgtttatattttttatgacatcCATTTAAATTGATACgtgacaataacaaaatattttaagaccTCGTATGTTTAATGAGGTGTAAATCTGGTACAAACAAAACCTTTAtcacaaacataaattatttcaacCTCGGTTGAAACTATAGGGGCTgacatagaaaaatattaattattattgacttaGAATTAATTTCAATGTCGAGGAAGcgttatgtatttaaaagtatatgtaCGCTTTTTTAACACAAAATGTGTTGTATTCTTAATCTTAAAAAGTTATTTCCTTATATTGTATCATAAATCCATTATTTGCTCTTTCAGGCAGCAGACATCAACGTTATATCCAACCAGGACTGGATTAACCACTTCATTtaatgtgtttaatattttatttctagcaCAACACAGTTTTATTAATGACTAATTAAGATGTTTTATTACTATATGAAGAAGCTATGCCATTACctcaaaaagataaatattaattataattttaaaaccttaTTGTCCAATTTTATATACTGCTTAATGGATAATCTGGACCTGTATCCAACTACCTATAATGATACAAAATAAGTTACCCGTGATACAACCAAAATGTAAGCTTGCGACATAATTCAGTAGCGGTCATAGCAAAAATCAagttatactttattcaagtaggtttttataagtacttttgaatcgtcattttacagtattatattcaatgtaaagtgacataaaagaTATAGCTAGCTGCAGGATAGGCTCCAGGGCGGCGTATCTTTAACTGTGACGTCAGAGTGGCGTGATTTCGGTTCGAGGTGAAGAGGGGAACGCAAGCGGGCAGGCGCTAGTTTTTACACTTCTGCTTGGATTCGATTGTGACcgatatatcataatattccaGAACCTACTGTGGGCAGCATCGCCACGGTCTATAAAAGCAAGCGCGTGTCGATCATCCTTAAAttctttaattgtataatagCTTTTAGCACACAATGTATGGTAGCATTTCCGAAAATAACTGacttgttttacttttatttaaaaaaacacataaaattaatatattatttgataagaaTTAATACCATGCAGAAATATTaaactcgatttttttttttactaaaaaaagtaCCTCTTTTTATCTTCACTTAACACTATATGGTTACGTATAAAAATCCACACATTCCCATTCAAAGTTTTCATTCACCTGTTCATGGACTTCTGGGGACTTCCCGACCTGCCGCTGTCTAAATTAGCCTCTTAAGCAACGACTTAAGCAACGAGGCGTTTgcctgatatttatttttttaaataaacatgaataagaaaatgttacatgtatttattcgctcgaataaaatgaaacaaatgctaattgataatatttaattagaccGTACAATCTACATTTTCAAAACCGGCGCCATGTTATCGTAGCCGAGTTTCCGCAGATCTTTCGACACCATTGTCATTTTTAATCTTACGTGTCCATATGACTCTGTTCTTAACACTGCGAAAAAAAATGGACCAAATTACCGATTATAAAAGGAACTGTAGGTTGCCAAATATGGtctgttttttatattgttatgctATTTCATCTTGGACAAcccaaaataaaaatcaaaatactttatacaaCCTGGAAACATTAccattacttattgatagtcaaactagaaactaccaccggttccgaAAAGAAACAcagaaagaaactcagcgggattttttcatattatgtttaattaccaaagtgtaaaaaaaatagccatgaggcgatcgtttcatttccAGGGTGGGCATGatccataaattcattaattataacacGATGACAGTAACGTTGCCATAATATAAACAGGGAAAGACAAAATAATTCAGTACTTTATGTCCTCTGTTTgtcatccattttttttttgtttggtagcaaTGTATAAACGAACTTTTGTGTTCAATCAAATTTTTAACATGCTAATTCACAAATGTTTCCCTCAAATGATCGTTCCGACCTCTGTGTGAACCTAGTGTTCAAATCAAGTATATGTTCAAGTAATAGTTATGGcgttcaattaattttatgttgtgaaatgtaatcatttttaaCTTACCAATGATCCAGGCCTTTTCTAGGTAAAATAAGCGTCTatgataaattttttaaaagcgCCTATGAActgttaatttaatgttttaattctttaaagACGGCAACGCAATTGCAAACTgtgtgttgcaggtgtccatgggcggtggtagtcactttccatcaggtgagcctcctgttCGTTTGCCCTCTtgcataaaaaagtatatagaaaAGTTAAGTCAGAAATTAGCTTATGATACTTTATTGACAAGATGTCTTATACATAGAACAAAACATCTTTGCTTTGAAACCTTTACACtttattagaaaatttacaGTTTCAGCGACATTTTCCTTAAAATCGTGTAGCTCTTgtgaatatatattcttaagcaCTTTAAAGTCTACTAGCCGAACACAATTCTTTGCAAAAGTCCTTGTTCAGCCATTTTTTTATGATgacatattgaataaatttaaaataatagatataaatataaaaaactattcatTATTCTCAGTGTAATAGTGTATGAGACTCgtcgagtcgagatggcccagtggtaagaacgcgtgaatcttaaccgatgaacgtgggttcaaatccgggcaagcacctctgaattttcatgtgcttaatttctgtttataattcatctcgtgcttttcggtgaaggaaaacatcgtgaggaaacctgcatgtgtctaatttcatcgaaattctgccacatgtgtattccaccaacccgcattggagcagcgtggtggaataagctccaaaccttctcctcaaatagggagaggaggccttagcccagcagtgggacatttacaggctgttacttttttactatataattttacgACTGCATTAGTTAaacgtaaacattttaattgattcggcaaataaataaaaaaataatcgcaaacaaaataataatgaacaaaaaaataaaaaccacctTCGtgacttattatttacttttatttatattactaatttaaGACAAAAACGTGTCTGTTTCTTCGAGCATTACGCAAATACttctactttaaaatttaataaaattaaaaatcgtatatattttatcatggtAAGACGACGGGAGCagcaaataaaactataaaagttataaaaagtaaacaataGATGAAAATCTACGCGGCGGTGAAGCTTCGggcattacttaatattaaataaaacctacATTATGTATTTGATTCAGGATGATTGACAACGGAAAAAGAGAAATAGACGCTTGGCATTGACAATAGAGCAGAGCCAGCCCTCAGCGACGGCTTAAGGGATAACACCCCTGACGTCAGGGTCGAAGGGGCGCGCAACTGGGGGACTTGAGTGGGGGACTGACGATTGAATCGTTTAAAAATGCACGacttataataactaatattctaagtctaaaaaatacataattcctTCCTCTGTTTTTACGTGATTTTTATTAAAGGCTCTTTTAAttctgcaaatatattttttgactgtATAAGATAAACTTAACACAGGCCCGAGACGACTGCTGATACTAATATTGTGTTATTACCTGATATTAGTGATCTTAATGTCATCGATACTGTAAGATCAGTATTATTCTCATTTATTGTCCGACTGAtgacatataaacatatatatattgcttacaATAAATACCTAACGAAAATCAACATAATTTTCTGCTAATAATTGTCTAACTGCTGCGCAAAAGCCTCTCTTTCTAAGAAAAACTAATCTaagtttacagtacagtacagtaccagcctgttaatatcccactgcggggctaaggcctcctctcctttttgaggagaaggtttctcTAAGTTTAATCCAACTTAAATATGGTTTGGCAGATATATCGATGTCTCGGAACTGaaatgtaggtttcctcatcgtttttcttaataaagaacacgagatgaattcaaAAATCAAATAGACATTTCAATATCCGAGCATTTCATAAATTTAGATCTAGTTTCCTTGATTTAATTTAACGATCTATCTACCAGGCCGTTCaccatgataataataataataataaataactttattcaccaaaaagaaacaaagacaaaaaattaaggcacaaaaccataaaaaaagagttaacaatatcataatttggtgaaaaggtcgtagtctcagctaggctgcttttcagtcgaTGATTAATATAAGACTTAATTTAATCTGTTACTATTAGTTTATGCCAATTAAAAAATGTGCGTAAAGGGTTTTCCTTTAcgcaagataataaatattactagatCTATCGTCATAGACACGTAATTATTCAATGAATTTATGCaggattaaaataaactatacgtCATGAAATAGACTCATAACATAGTTATATATGAATCCGGCAAGCGTCGCAACGCATCTTTAAATCTTTATGAAAACTATTATCCAATTCGACTTGCGGAAAAAAATTCTCGCGATCGCTTGAACAGTATAAATAGTCGATGAGCTTCAGCACCATCTAGCGAGTTACAACAAATTGGATAGTACCAAACTTaactatatagtattttttgagCAATATCTTCCATAAAAAATGACCTCGTGATTGATTTGTGACATAATTTATAGtgcgcaagtgtgtgcgcgaCACAGATGCATATCTATTCCTTCACTCACAAAATCTGATGATGGCAGAACCATTAAAATTCACACAACGAatgtgtatatgtgtattaCACTAACAATAGGGATAAGACATCATTAAATTCAATGACATCACATCCTCTATTGAGACTTCCTTCAAACCTCTTACTTGTGATGCTACGTAATGTTCGCGGTAGAGGTCGAGACAGCTCAGATCatcacaaatatatgtatattagataccaataagttatttttttacatacttaTTGATATAAACGTAtactaaaattacttaaatatacccatatacttgaataaataaaaggtcaataaataaaatgtggtCACTGTAAGGGTTTTCTTGGGATCGTTACGCGCTCATTGTTCAAATTTTAGCAAAGTATTTGTCAAAAATACTTGCTCTCATACTAATGTTAATGAATACAATTGTGATTGCAATAGAACGTTCGACAAGCTCCCTAAATCTTATGTATAGTATACTATTTAGCGACACAAAATGACAAATTTTATTGGCACCtttaaaaacttacaataatttTCCTTTCCTGTAGCGAGCATCCTAGGATCGGCCAGCTCAGGTTGCCTACCTGTTAGCCAGGTGAGCCACTCCCCCAACATCGTAGCTGACCTTGGTTTAACCAGAGGAGACGTTATTTCATGTGTACCAGCCACTGGTGGCAAAAGAAAAAGGGCGTAACCACAAAGCGTGTCTCCACTGAAGAAGTTTTTCGCCCTGACTGTTACTACTAGCTGCGGCcctagaataaatatatactaatattataaataacaatgttcTAAAAGTACTAAGCCGAATGATATTAAGCTTTCGTGTTCTGCAATTTTGACAGCAAGGATTCACGAACAACATAAACTCATAAACTCTATGACGTTCGTATTTATTGGTACAGtacatataaacttaattaattataattatttcgacTAAGTATTTCGATTGAGAAAGAGAGTAACTATTGAGTTTTGTTCCGGCTCGTCTCAGAATACATTCTGAGACGAGCCGGATTCATTGCGAATCGATGGTAGcttataattgaattgaatcCTATGAGGTAAAAAGTGCCCACGCGAGCc contains:
- the LOC126770973 gene encoding B9 domain-containing protein 1, with product MRESEVTKFLVSFNGHIEYVIFPAGVFDEQLYIQYEVVWGLDWDPISGLFTGTSQMARSGRDPEKVIFNMPVEMVLGSTNVFGWPQLVVTVRAKNFFSGDTLCGYALFLLPPVAGTHEITSPLVKPRSATMLGEWLTWLTGRQPELADPRMLATGKENYLLRTESYGHVRLKMTMVSKDLRKLGYDNMAPVLKM